DNA from Dama dama isolate Ldn47 chromosome 5, ASM3311817v1, whole genome shotgun sequence:
ATAATAATATCTTGGTTATGAGTTTTTAATTTCAGAGataaattcttaaatatttatgagTAATACATCATTCCCAGATTTGCTTCAAAACAAGAGTGATGGATACAAGAGTGTTCGTTATACCCTGAcattataataacaataatagtttTTCTGCTTTTCAACCATTCCTGCATTCCTGGCTAAACCCTGCTTGAATGTGACATTGTATTATTACTTTAATACACTGCCATATTcaatttactaatattttactTAGAACTTTTTCAATGTTCATAATTAAGATTGCACTTTAATCTTTTTTTGTACTATCTCTGTAAGATTTTACTAGTCTCATGAGTAATTCAagaagcacagatttttttttttctatttggtaAAATGATTTTTCCCGTGAAAGTTTTGGGCTCAAAATCTTTTGGGATAGATATTGGACTTCTGATTCAATTTTAAATGGTAGTGATTAATTTCAGTTTGTAGTTCTTAATTGAGTCAGTTCTGGGCATGTGTGATGGGGAGTGTTCTGGATACTCAGGATACCTGCAAGGAACAAATCAGATGTATATTTCTATATGATTTATACTAAAACAACAGTCTTCTGTACTCTTCTGGATTAGGTGCATAAAATCTATTTGTTGAAGATCTTTGTCTAAATAAAAATGCGAGTTCGCTAATTTTGTCCATTAAACCTGAACTCTATTAGAGTATAATACTGAGACAAAAGTCTTATATTTGAAAGTTATCAACTAACCTTAAAAAAGTAAGATTTGTAAAAATATTAGCATAACATATTATTGCATGATTTGTTGTGATCCTTAAAGTCTCCAAGCATTCCTCATTTGTATTCACACTATGTGTCAGTTGtttcaatatttatattataaaaattattcaggAAGTATTATACCATCTGAAATTTAAAGGCCTCAGTCTCAAAGCTTAGCACATAGCTCATGCCTCTTTGTTAATCCCATTCAAGTTTTAGATAGAATGAATCATCATAAGGAGATATGGACTTTGGGGACAGAGATTAAATTGAAGGTAATCAAATGAACATTTGTTTCAAAGTCACATTTACCTTTAATAGCTCCAGTAAAATTCCTAAGTAGGGTAGCAGCCAAATCATTAGTCCTGTTAATTATATGTGAGGTTGTTTAGGTAAATACCTAGTTACATATACAacaaataaatttacctaaaacaGTTGTGATTagcaggaaaattattttttattttaaaaagtgaactgaAAAAGTAGTAAGGTATGCATGACATTCAAGAAACTGTGCCTTTTTAAACTGATTATCTttgacttcaatttttaaaaataaagcttttttttctaCCCAGAACTGAGTAGTAGTCTACAGGAGAACCCAGTATAAATAACCAAGGCAGCAGTTCTGGAAAGGGGCCAAAGATGACTATATTGCATATCAATACAAATCCcaataaatgttttaaactgATGAGACCTTGCTGGAATGTACAGGGGAGGGtctacaatttctttttttttttaaccttgcctCCCATAGAACCCTGTTTTTACCTTTCTTCTTTTACCTGAACCTGCCTCTTTGGCTACAGGGAGGACACCCAGTGAAATGCATTCCTGACCTGATTGgaccagagaaacaaaaaaagaagtatcCAGATCTCTCAGCCCTGTTGTGCAGGTGGATGTCACATTCAAACGCTGAAGATGGCAGCCACTGACCTGTCCTCAATATGGGCTCTGCCTGCACAGGACCCTGCCTGTTTCTGTATGAAAAATACTAAGGGGGAAAAGATAGCACCAGGATTCCCAGCAACTTGGTTACAGGGACCAATGTCTTTTAAAGATGTGGCTGTGGAGTTCACCCAGGAGGAGTGGATGATGCTGGACTCTGCTCAGAGAAGTATGTACAGAGATGTGATGCTGGAAAACTATATAAATCTCACCTTAGTGGAATATCAATTATGCAAGCCTGTGATCTCACTGTTGGGTCAAGAAGACATAAGAACTATGAAAAGCAGAATTCCCCAAGGCACCTGTCCAGACTGGGAGATTCAATTGAAAACCAAAGAGTCAACTTCTAATCAGAATATTTTGGGTGAAAAATCATCTGGTGGCATGAAAATAATAAGATTCACAATGGATGATTGGTCTTGTACATTAAAAGAAGACTGGGAATGCAGTAGAATCAGAAAACAGCACAAGATCCCAGAGGGAATTTTGAGGCAAGTGACATTTACTCAAAAGAAAACAGCATCTCAGGAGAGATTCTTTGACTATTATGAATTAGAGGAAAACTCTAAACTTAGATCAGCACTTGTTTTTTCAAGGAGAGTTTCCACCAGTAAACATTGCCATAAATGTTACTTAAATATTGAGTGTTTGAAGCATAATCCAATCCTAAACAATTATGAAAATATCTCTGTAAGTGAGAGAGTCTGTGAAAGTCACAAATATGACAGAACTCGGTGGCATCTTGAAAGAACTCAGATAGCACAGAAAGTGTACACATATTGCAAATGTGATACACACTTCAAACATAATAATATGCTACCTATATGCAACAATTTTCACATGGTGGAGAATTCCTATGAATGTAATAAAAACAATATCTTTTGTTATCATTCATCCCTTGAACAACAGGAGCAAACTCCTACTGAAGAGAAACATGAATGTAATCAGTGTGGAAAAACTTTCAAAAGGATTTCTAATCTTATTTTGCACAAGAGAAGTCACATGAGTGAGAAACAAtatgaatgtaaagaatgtgggaaaGTCTTCAATGATTCCTCAACCCTAAGGAGACATGTAAGAACTCACACTGGTGAGAAACCTTATGAATGTAATCAGtgtggaaaagctttcagtcaAAAAACATCTCTTAAGGTTCATGTGAgaactcacactggagagaagccttatgaGTGTAATCATTGTGGAAAATCCTTTGGTACAAGTTCTTACCTTATAGTGCACAAGAGAATACACAGTGGGGAGAAACGCTATGAATGTGATGACTGTGGAAAAGCCTTCAACACAAGCTCTCACCTTAAAGTTCACAAGAAAATACACACTGGAGAGAATCTTTATGATTGCACTGACTGTGGGAAGGTTTTTAGTGGTCTCTCATCTCTTAGAATGCATGTGAGAACTCATACAGGGGAGAAACCCTACGAATGTAAGGAATGCAGGAAAACCTTCAGTGTTTCCTCTTCTCTTAGAAGACATGTGAgaactcacactggagagaaaccctatgaatgtattCAGTGTGGAAAAACCTTCAGTCAGAGTTCTTCACTTATTATACataagagaattcatactggaagAGAAACCCTGTAACAGTAAAGAATGTGAGGTTGCCTTTTTCATTGTCTTAAGGTGGATTTCAAGGTCATTGTTTCAGTGTTTGTTCTTTACAATAAGCATTTGAGGCTATCAATAGTACTATAAACACACCTTTAGCTATATAACACGTTTTGGTCTAtgataatttgttttgttttaaatctaaGTGTTGTCTAATATTTACTATGACATTAAATCTTTTTTGATCCAtaactttaaaattatgtatttttaatgtttgcaGTTACCTTATTGATTTTTAAGTTAACTGTATTTAAGTTCAAAGTATCTGAACTACATGATACTACTTTACTAGCATTTTTCTGAGAGTTGCTTTCTGGTCTGGTGTGACAGATATTGCTAGTAgccaaatgaatattcagttcaTCCCTCCCTACTGGCAATCCTGTTTTAGGTTATAATATCAATGTGTCTAATTACAGAACTCTTTTCAGCTGCTTTGCTGCCATGTGGATCCATTCCCCTCATTCCTGATGAATCAAATATAGACAGTATTACTGGGGACAGATCTATCTAgtgttttctctttgccttttgcaCTTTGTCATTCTATCTTCCCTAGTCTTCTCCCTTTGGATTTTGCACTCATAGAGCTGAATGAGCCATCTTGTGACGCAGGAGGATGACAAGCCTGGAATAAATAAGGATGATGTCAGAGAGATCCTGGTTTCACAAAGATATCTTCAAACAGTTGTGCCTGCACTACACTGCTTGTATTTGGGCatatttttatgagaaaaataagcTTATTGGAATAGAGTCAATACAGTaaccttgtttttaaaaaaggcaaaggtCACAAGGTTTGTAGAGTTAAATATTTTATGCAGACTGTACAAATTTGGATAAGAACATAGAAAAGGGAGGAATGGAAGTGATATGTTGATAGAACTTTTGGGCTTAGTGTAGAGTGGATGGAGCTGAGGTCATTGAAAGCAGGTGtcagagaggcaggaaggaaatCCCAACATTTCAGCATGAGAAAACCAGTGAGTCTTCAAGTAAAGGGGACGTTACCAATTTTAAATGCTGAATGAACCCTTGAGATTTGCTACTTGGCCTTACAGATACTGACCAGAGTAGCTCCaatttattaagaaaatacagaaagaggaACTTATGGTGGAAGAAAAAAAGCAGTAGTCACAATTTTAGCCTTGCTCACATTATATGAGACATTAGATTTGCAGGCTTATATGTTGTTCTGGACCTGAGGAGATGTCTAGGATGGAGATATAATTTTAGCAACATCAGGAGATAGACTGGGTAATGGGTTTTGTGGAGGTGACTAAAATTGCACAGGGAAAATAGATGGTGTGAAAAGAGAATGTCTACCACTAACCATGGAGACCTATATCTAAAGTAAGTAAAACTAGAGTTTTACTAAACCAGGACAAATTAGTGTTTGAAGAAGGAAGGTAAAATCGGTTGTTTAAATGCTACTATGAGGTTAAATAGATGAAttcttaaacaacaacaacaacatagcaaCATGAAGATTATTGTTGATTGTAAATACTGAATGGTATGTTGAGGATGGGTGGTAGATTGGGATGAATTTAATGATAAAGGATGAGGAAGTAAAGAATAAACATGGACAAATTTGGATAGCAGGAGAAAGATAGGGAAGTTGATGAAAAGAGATTTGGTCAAGGTGTTATAGCCAAACGTTCCAGGAAGCAAACTCAATCAGAAGGACAGCGtggatagtggagtgcagtttatttatttttttaaagctttattaattttggctgtgctggctcttagttgcagcactcaggatcttttaattgtggcatgtgggatcagcatgcaaactcttagttgtggaatgtgggatctagttccctcaccagggattgaacccaggccccctgcattgggagcatgggggCTTAGCCTGGACCATTCCTTCTGGTTCTGGAAAGTCTAGGTATGGGGTCAGGCTGGCCTGGTTTTTATCCACCCAGGAGGCCTGCTCGGCTGTTGGCATTTTATCTCTATGGCTTCCCAGGTATGCATTCCAAAGTTCACTGAGAGTGTAAGATGgagttccttttcttttaaaaatggagtCAGTCCAGTCAGGGCAACCAGCTCCTTTCCTTCttcaaatggaaaatattttttaaataatgaaaaactaGGACATGTTTAATTCTTAATGTCATGTATCCAGTATGGAGGGATTAAATGTGCCAGCATAAGATGAGGGACTGTCAGTACCATTAAGTTCTGAGAAGCGGAAAGAGGAATCTGTGAGCACAGATAGAAGGATTGATGTTTTCTACCAGAAGGGATACTTCTACCATTCTCTCAAAAGGAAAGATTTTAATTACCTCTTGATTTACTTATATCTAAGAGCTGTCTTAAGAGTATCTGAGCTGTACAATACAGCTTGTTTGGTTTCTTAACTACTTTCTGGCCCAGTGTGGCAGATGACTGCTAATTGCTAtgtttcctccttctcctttacTAACAGTAGCCCAGTTTTGCTTATAGAACATGTGTCCAGTTACAAAACTCCTTATCCCAGGCAGGCTCCATGGCCAAGATGAGTCATTCCCCCTGTTCTTGGCCAACAGAAAGAATATAGAAATGAGACTATAGATTTCATGCCAAGATAATCTGCTAAGAGTAAAATGAATGGAAGACTGGTCAGAGGCTTTAGAGAAGAAGACTATGTATGTGAAAGCGATCCCCCCCCTGCCCCTGCTCCAGTAACCAGTAGGCCTCTCCTGGAGAAGACAGTAAAACAAACAGGAAAGTCTAAGTGAATGATGAGAGTCCTGTTGAATAGAAGATAAcaacaaagaagagagaaagttgTAACTAGCTGGTATGAGCCTCAAAGAGTTTTTTCgcttttggggtttttgttttgttttttacaagaGGTAGCAATTGATTAGAAGCAGCCTATAGATACAGAGTACATGGGAATAAATAGCCCTTTGGTGTGATTGTTGTTGAGTAGGTTtttttccaggcttccctggtggctcagtggtaaagaacccacctgccaatgccaatgcaggagatgtaagagatgtgggtttgatccctgggtcaggaagatcccctggaagagggtatggcaacccactccatattcttgcctggagaatatcccatggacagaagagccttgtgggctacagtccatgggtctcaaagagtcagacaccactgaagcaacttagcatgcacacagagttTTTGCCAGGGGGTAGCCAAGTTTGTTAATGCAAAGAATTGAAGGGAATTTGTAGGTAAGTTATTGAGGAATAAAGGAGTTTATTTATCACTCAGGGAAATCTCAGAGGGCACCATGGAAAGTTTCCAGAAGGGCAGGAATTTGGAGTTTATGACTGTGGCATGAGGAATACAGAAGATTGTCATGATGCCTATACAGACAAAATATCAGAGCTGAGGGTAGGCTGTTACTGGACTGTgaccaatgaaaacaaaatttatagGGGCCTAGATTAAATCCTAGCAGGTTCTAAGATGATGGATATTCTAATAGGATTCACACGTAGCTTGGAAATATCAGGTCGGTTTATTTCCCTCCTTCAGTTCTTGTCTCAACAAAGATTTGGAATGACGGACTAATTATAGCTCAAGCAGGATTTCTAGGCTCCTATTTCATCATAGCAAGGCTTtgagacaacagactggttataGCTCAAGAAGACAAATCTTTTATTTAACAGACAGAGGACAGTACACTTCCTAGATGTGAGAGCAGGCCAGCCCCGAAGGATTGGCCACAAGCCCTCTTGGCTTCCCTTTTTattctccccatctcctcctcttgaTTCTGCCCTGTGCAAAATAGGGCTTATATCCACCACCAGTCAGGAAAGGGAATGCAAATAGGCATACACTCAAGGCCAGTTGATAGTTGCAGGTTACATAACAAGACTCTATTGTGCATGTCTTTTCCACAACTCAGTCTGCTATAATCAGATGTATGTATGTTTAGGATATTTATGAATCTTTAATGGGCTCCTAGCTGCCTAAGGTTACTTGAGGACACAGCTGCATGTGCCGGAGTTGGAGAAGCCCCTGTGGTTAGTTTGTATCCACTGTGTGCCTGGAGCACATGTTGCTGTGTTTTATTTCTATAGCATGTCTGTGAGTTCTTCTTGCCATGCCTGGGGTGGGGATTAGAAATCAGCTTGCATCCTTTTTGGCTAGGACACCCCTTGTTGCTTGCTCATGCTTAACTTCCTAGCTAACCTTTCTAGGTGGAGCACCTGCAGCCATGCTATGGCACCAAATATTCCTTTTGTTCATTAGGTATTTGCAGCCCTCCATGGTATAACAGTAGCAGGCAGCAGTTAGAAAAGAATCCCAAATGCATGTGGTCCTTGCATGAGGAGATCTTCTTAAATGATGTTTGCAAAGGAGTTGTGGTCTGCTTAAATGGGGGTTGGGATTTATGTACTAGTTTTGGCTCACCAATAACTTGGTACACCAGCAGCTGTGGACTCAGGCCCAGTCTCACCCAGCATATTTCaccttggttttttctttttataaaaattgagTCATAGctttcatatctttttaaaaagcatatcttTCTATATCAGGGCAGGctgtttcattctttcatttatttcattcaaatAGCTTAGTATTTGACTATGTGGATATACTATAATgtacatttaatccattttctcttccagatattttgtaataacaaCCAATACTGCATGAATAAGATtgttaatatattttgctttccTTTCATCTGTACTTCACACTGCTCCCAGGGTGATTAGTGTAAGGTACTAATCTGATTGTattacttttcacttttaaatactCCActgtcttttcccttctttttaatgttttacaaGACCTTTTATGCTCAAACTTTTACCTGTCTTTTCAGGCCACATCCCTTGCTACTCCATCTCTTCACTCTCTCTCTGGACCTTAACCTGGCCTGTTCATCCTTTAGGTATTGTATCCTATATCTGCTCtaacatacttttcacactttcacaGAATTTCCTATTTAATTATGTATCTTACTAAACTTTAAGCTTTGGTAAGATGGGAACTCTAACTTGTTAATTGTTTTATTCCTAGTACTTGGCCCGTAATAGGTactcttttaaatatttgtatctcccccacccccccaaattaTGTGTCTTTTGTTTACTTAGTGTTTCAGTGGAGGATGAACTTAAAATAAGAATTGGGTTTTAAGTGATTGTATAAGGTAAAAATTGTGTGGAAtcaaaatttcttttctcttttctctttaagcACGAGAGTCACAGTCAGCATAGCAAGATATTCCAACAATTGACGGGCATGCAGAAACTAAGACTGTTAAGAGAACTGTAGCTTAATTATTCATgttccctccccctgcctcctccatCCTCAAGTTCATATACTTTGGTCACTGTTCatagaaaaggagtgaaatgacCCAAACACTGGTGATGGTGCTGTGTTCTTTAGGCTACTGATGGAAGCAAAAATTCATAAAACCTTTCTGGGGGACAGGTAAGCAGTATATGTGCAGAGTGAGAATATTCCTAGCCTTTAATCTAGCAATTTTTTCTTAGCTTTTATGGAAGAATCCTTCATTTAAACATGTATAAGTAACAGCAGTCACCTGAGTTTCATACTGTAGTGAAAAACTAAAATTCCTAAATTCCCGATAACAgctaattgtttttttaaaattatgtatttccataaaatggaatataatgTGGTCATTAAAATGTTCTGTATTTATTGACAACTGGGAatatactgtatttttatttttaagttgttgctattgttcagttgctaagtcatttccaattctttgcaaccccatggactgcaggacgccaggttcctctgtcctccactctctcccagagtttcctcaaatttaTTACCATTGTGTGACTGATGctatctatccatctcatcctctgctgcccccttcttcttttgctttcagtctttcccagcatcagggggccaaactactggggcttcagcttcagcaacagtccttccaatgaatattcagggttgatttcctttaggattgactggtttgttcttgcagtccaagggactctcaagagtcttctccagcactacaaaacagcaattcttcggtgttcagccaaCTCTGAGCAGTTATGGTCTGAGAGTATAACTCTGAGagttatgatccaactctcacatccatacatggctactagaaaaactgtagctttgactatacggcaaagtgatgtctctgctctttaatacactttctaggtttgccatagctttcctttcaaggagcattcaagcatcttttaatttcatggctgtggtcaccattcTCAGTGATTTcggagctgaagaaaataaaatgtcactgtttccactttttcccattctgtttgccatgaagtgatgggactggatgctatgatcttagtttttttaatgctgagtttcaagccagctttttcattctcctttcaccctcattaatAGGGTGAAAAGTTTTCACTCTCTGTCgtgagagtggtatcatctgtgtatatgaggttgttgctatttctaacagtaatcttgattccagcttgtgagtcatccagcctggcatttcacatgatgtcctctgcatttaAGTTGAGTATAACCatgtttttgttaaaatatatattgtgaatatgtgtgtatatatgtgcattgaaaagaatatattcCAAAATATTATCAGTGGTTATTTCTGagtcataatttttttgttttacttctttgttGTTACAGTTTCTAGGTTACCTAGTAAATGGAGCtaagttgtgtttttttaaatagttgtgtATTTTAGTAG
Protein-coding regions in this window:
- the ZNF891 gene encoding zinc finger protein 891, with the translated sequence MAATDLSSIWALPAQDPACFCMKNTKGEKIAPGFPATWLQGPMSFKDVAVEFTQEEWMMLDSAQRSMYRDVMLENYINLTLVEYQLCKPVISLLGQEDIRTMKSRIPQGTCPDWEIQLKTKESTSNQNILGEKSSGGMKIIRFTMDDWSCTLKEDWECSRIRKQHKIPEGILRQVTFTQKKTASQERFFDYYELEENSKLRSALVFSRRVSTSKHCHKCYLNIECLKHNPILNNYENISVSERVCESHKYDRTRWHLERTQIAQKVYTYCKCDTHFKHNNMLPICNNFHMVENSYECNKNNIFCYHSSLEQQEQTPTEEKHECNQCGKTFKRISNLILHKRSHMSEKQYECKECGKVFNDSSTLRRHVRTHTGEKPYECNQCGKAFSQKTSLKVHVRTHTGEKPYECNHCGKSFGTSSYLIVHKRIHSGEKRYECDDCGKAFNTSSHLKVHKKIHTGENLYDCTDCGKVFSGLSSLRMHVRTHTGEKPYECKECRKTFSVSSSLRRHVRTHTGEKPYECIQCGKTFSQSSSLIIHKRIHTGRETL